The following proteins come from a genomic window of Dreissena polymorpha isolate Duluth1 chromosome 1, UMN_Dpol_1.0, whole genome shotgun sequence:
- the LOC127841810 gene encoding uncharacterized protein LOC127841810, with product MCGIVPALVSLYVWDSTCTSQPGPEGLDTVVPTATLRPITSVPQISSSQLAQLLLLRQLPGLGKQLITRQQEVGFVRALIFWYSMFLDIFKKYQWFSAHSSAVDGHPPAAEAGQHQTTAASAADVQQTAAADGLSIHGPGTATHSPSPLTGQELSAPSPGPTGELTHPGHRVVHTQDSLPGYREAVNMERVRHMSDVHPLINTCADLSLSSDLMDASIYASSPNSLYMYDQEKMDMQCTMGINSTCCTTLDTSSLSDDFDLNSQYEMSHDISSFQVDPVTVSNSQVPRYNVSSTSLASAGSWSVIGKTDDLTHEDVYVSTTDERKNTDTRRTEL from the exons ATGTGTGGGATAGTACCTGCACTAGTCAGCCTGTATGTGTGGGATAGCACCTGCACTAGTCAGCCT GGACCTGAGGGCCTAGACACAGTAGTCCCTACAGCTACTCTGAGACCCATCACATCGGTTCCCCAGATCAGCAGCAGTCAGCTTGCACAGCTCCTGTTGCTACGACAACTTCCCGGTCTTGGGAAGCAGCTTATTACAAGACAGCAAGAGGTGGGTTTTGTTAGAGCCTTGATTTTCTGGTATTCCATGTTCCTTG ACATCTTCAAGAAGTACCAGTGGTTCTCAGCCCATTCCTCAGCAGTTGATGGTCATCCCCCAGCAGCTGAGGCAGGACAACATCAGACGACAGCTGCTTCTGCTGCAGACGTACAGCAGACTGCGGCAGCAGACGGCCTTTCCATCCACGGGCCAGGGACCGCCACTCACAGCCCCTCTCCACTCACAGGGCAGGAGTTGTCTGCCCCTAGCCCGGGTCCAACTGGGGAACTCACACACCCAGGCCACAGGGTCGTACATACGCAGGATTCTCTACCAGGG TATCGTGAAGCTGTGAATATGGAAAGAGTCAGGCATATGTCAGATGTTCATCCTTTAATAAACACTTGTGCAGACCTGTCACTATCATCTGACCTGATGGATGCCAGTATTTATGCCTCTAGCCCTAATTCCCTGTACATGTATGATCAAGAAAAAATGGATATGCAATGCACTATGGGAATAAACTCCACATGCTGTACGACGCTGGACACATCATCCCTTAGTGATGATTTTGATCTGAACTCCCAGTACGAGATGTCCCATGACATCAGCAGTTTTCAGGTAGACCCCGTCACAGTTTCCAACAGTCAAGTTCCCAGATATAATGTGTCCTCAACCAGCCTAGCAAGTGCTGGCTCATGGAGTGTTATTGGCAAAACAGATGATCTTACGCATGAGGACGTCTATGTCTCCACGACTGACGAACGAAAAAACACCGACACTCGCAGAACTGAACTTTGA
- the LOC127841886 gene encoding serine-aspartate repeat-containing protein C-like, whose protein sequence is MESRMATESFNFTPTPPVKRERTRYDSTSSVMTLTSNDDDDSDTDKDYDDDSDSDFEGGHDLDPSNPGESLIGAKDKQYYSGKHVVEKESAT, encoded by the exons ATGGAGTCGAGAATGGCAACAGAATCATTCAACTTTACTCCAACTCCGCCTGTGAAAAGAGAGAGAACAAGATATG ACTCTACGAGTTCagtgatgaccttgacctctaatgatgatgatgacagcgacaCTGACAAGGATTATGACGATGACTCAGATTCAG ATTTTGAAGGGGGCCATGATCTTGACCCTTCCAACCCTGGAGAGAGTCTGATAGGGGCCAAGGACAAGCAGTACTACTCTGGCA AGCATGTCGTTGAAAAAGAAAGCGCAACATGA